The following proteins are encoded in a genomic region of Leptospira yasudae:
- the efp gene encoding elongation factor P has product MTLGITEVKKGMVLKVEGDLYSVVKTEFVNPGKGSAFIRTKLKNLTRNSSIERTFKAAEKLESVELEKRNMTICYTEGDDIIFMDSNDFEQMPVSKEYVEDILPFLKEETAMEVTFYEGKPIGVIPPNFSILQVTYAEEGLKGDTSGTAQKRVTVETGGEINVPIFVKQGDVIKIDLRDLTYVERVNK; this is encoded by the coding sequence ATGACTCTTGGCATCACAGAAGTAAAAAAAGGTATGGTTCTCAAAGTGGAAGGGGATCTTTATTCGGTAGTCAAAACCGAATTCGTAAACCCGGGAAAGGGTTCTGCGTTTATCAGAACCAAACTCAAGAATCTCACCAGAAACAGCTCGATCGAACGCACCTTCAAGGCGGCGGAAAAACTGGAAAGCGTCGAGTTGGAAAAAAGAAACATGACCATCTGCTACACGGAAGGCGACGACATCATCTTCATGGATTCCAACGACTTCGAACAGATGCCGGTGTCTAAAGAATATGTGGAAGATATTCTTCCGTTCCTAAAGGAAGAAACCGCGATGGAAGTTACGTTCTACGAAGGCAAACCGATCGGAGTCATTCCTCCGAACTTCTCCATCTTGCAAGTTACCTATGCGGAAGAAGGTCTCAAAGGGGACACTTCCGGTACGGCTCAAAAAAGAGTCACCGTCGAAACCGGCGGAGAAATCAACGTTCCGATTTTCGTAAAGCAGGGCGACGTTATAAAGATAGACCTGCGCGATCTCACTTACGTAGAAAGGGTCAACAAATAA
- a CDS encoding KamA family radical SAM protein, producing the protein MSNSSFTNLLSPSFGSETTSPQWLHWKWQIQNRIKTQSELSEHLELTQTEKLSFDACSEFFEFSVTPYYLRLADPKDPNCPIRLQIVPHKEELIRNGFERQDPLAEESHMPVKGVTHRYPDRALWYLSHVCAVYCRFCTRKRKVSKSFHTPGKEEWDQALAYFRSHPEIKEVILSGGDPLNLSDDKLDYLLGELKSISHINQVRIHSRYPVTLPMRIDASLCAVLKKHFPIYLVTHFNHPKEITPLVKERIALLIQEGNVMVLNQGVLLKGINDSAETLKDLFYGLTAIGIKPYYLHQCDEVWGSGGFRVEISKGVEIMKQIRGRISGLSVPLYVVDLTGGGGKVPLPTDYLAEKTDHSYVFRNYQDELYEISY; encoded by the coding sequence CTGTCTAATTCTTCATTCACAAATCTTTTATCTCCTTCCTTCGGCTCGGAAACAACTTCTCCTCAATGGCTGCATTGGAAGTGGCAGATTCAAAATCGCATCAAAACACAAAGCGAGTTGTCCGAACATCTCGAGTTGACGCAGACGGAAAAACTTTCCTTCGACGCTTGTTCCGAGTTCTTCGAATTTTCGGTTACTCCGTATTACTTACGTCTCGCGGATCCAAAAGATCCGAATTGTCCGATCCGTTTGCAGATCGTTCCGCACAAGGAAGAATTAATCCGAAACGGTTTTGAAAGACAGGACCCTCTCGCCGAAGAATCGCACATGCCCGTCAAAGGCGTTACGCACCGTTATCCCGATCGCGCTCTTTGGTACTTATCGCACGTATGCGCCGTGTATTGCAGATTCTGCACGCGCAAACGAAAGGTCAGTAAATCCTTTCACACTCCGGGCAAAGAAGAATGGGATCAGGCTCTTGCTTACTTTCGATCGCACCCGGAAATCAAGGAAGTGATTTTATCGGGAGGAGATCCTCTCAATCTTTCGGACGATAAATTGGATTATCTCTTGGGAGAATTAAAATCCATTTCGCATATCAATCAGGTACGGATTCATTCCCGATATCCTGTGACGCTTCCGATGCGCATCGACGCTTCGTTATGCGCTGTGTTGAAAAAGCACTTTCCGATTTATCTCGTAACGCATTTCAATCATCCGAAAGAAATCACGCCTTTGGTAAAGGAAAGAATCGCGCTTCTGATCCAGGAAGGAAACGTGATGGTCTTGAACCAAGGAGTTCTGCTCAAAGGGATCAACGATTCCGCCGAAACTCTGAAGGACTTGTTCTACGGATTGACCGCGATCGGGATCAAACCCTACTACCTCCATCAGTGCGACGAGGTTTGGGGAAGCGGCGGATTCCGGGTCGAGATCTCCAAGGGCGTCGAAATCATGAAGCAGATTCGGGGAAGAATTTCGGGGCTTTCCGTTCCTCTCTACGTGGTCGACTTGACCGGAGGCGGGGGCAAGGTTCCTCTTCCGACCGATTATCTCGCGGAAAAGACGGATCATTCGTACGTATTCCGGAACTATCAGGACGAACTCTATGAAATCAGTTATTAA
- a CDS encoding DUF2062 domain-containing protein produces MNADHTGTKRKPIFHFLKHFSPKNVMDIIKRELKSGITPEKISLSIVVGAGIGVFPLIGTTMTLCGIAGVLLRLNPVSIQLANYLVYPLQILLIFPFLKTGSAATGTSLNLDWAETISVDNVSAIAKGIFDVAGFAVLGWLIWVPGISLVLYFLLLPFMKKASKLFQSKKDR; encoded by the coding sequence ATGAATGCGGATCATACTGGAACGAAACGGAAACCGATTTTCCATTTTCTCAAACACTTTTCCCCGAAGAACGTGATGGACATCATCAAGAGGGAACTGAAATCGGGAATCACACCCGAAAAGATTTCTTTGAGTATCGTCGTAGGTGCGGGAATCGGCGTCTTTCCTCTGATCGGAACGACGATGACTTTGTGCGGGATTGCGGGCGTTCTGCTTCGTTTGAATCCTGTTTCGATTCAGCTCGCCAATTATCTCGTGTATCCTCTGCAGATTCTTTTGATCTTTCCGTTTTTAAAAACGGGATCGGCCGCTACGGGAACCTCTCTCAATTTGGATTGGGCGGAAACTATTTCCGTGGATAACGTTTCCGCAATCGCAAAAGGAATCTTCGACGTCGCGGGTTTTGCCGTATTGGGTTGGTTGATCTGGGTGCCGGGAATTTCGCTGGTTCTATATTTTCTGCTTCTGCCTTTTATGAAGAAGGCGAGCAAATTGTTTCAATCCAAAAAAGATCGATAA
- a CDS encoding DUF1295 domain-containing protein — protein MILQILTLMLSAWGVVAVLMSLLWWIGKKAKNYAIVDVGWGLCISTAAIVYYWLGDGFPLRTAQITSIVAFWGWRLSLFILVTRVFKGHEDARYTAFRADYGDQVDRKFFTNIFQFQGILAVLLSIPFVFPNLNDNPNPSDFELAGLALFVLAVIGESWADFQLNEFKKNPSNQGKVCDVGLWKYSRHPNYFFEWLIWVAFGLFALGSPFGWIGLISPIVMLILLTKVTGVPLNEVGQLKSKGDLYREYMRKTNAFFPWFPKA, from the coding sequence ATGATATTACAAATTCTTACTTTGATGTTAAGCGCATGGGGCGTGGTCGCCGTTTTGATGTCGCTTCTTTGGTGGATCGGTAAAAAGGCGAAGAATTATGCGATCGTCGACGTGGGCTGGGGACTTTGTATTTCGACCGCCGCGATCGTTTATTATTGGTTAGGCGACGGATTTCCGCTCCGCACCGCGCAGATCACTTCGATCGTCGCGTTTTGGGGTTGGAGACTTTCTCTTTTTATCCTGGTCACGCGCGTTTTCAAAGGTCACGAAGACGCTCGTTACACCGCCTTTCGCGCGGATTACGGCGACCAAGTCGATCGCAAGTTCTTTACCAATATCTTTCAGTTTCAGGGAATTCTCGCGGTGTTGTTGAGTATTCCGTTCGTGTTCCCGAACTTAAACGATAATCCGAATCCAAGCGATTTTGAACTCGCGGGGCTTGCGCTTTTCGTTTTGGCGGTGATCGGAGAATCGTGGGCGGATTTTCAGTTGAACGAATTTAAAAAGAATCCGAGCAACCAAGGAAAAGTCTGCGACGTCGGACTCTGGAAGTATTCCCGTCATCCGAATTATTTCTTTGAGTGGTTGATCTGGGTCGCTTTCGGTTTGTTTGCGCTCGGTTCTCCGTTCGGGTGGATCGGTTTGATTTCTCCGATCGTTATGTTGATTCTTTTGACCAAAGTCACGGGCGTTCCGTTGAACGAGGTCGGTCAGTTGAAATCCAAAGGCGATCTTTATCGGGAATACATGCGGAAGACGAACGCATTCTTCCCCTGGTTCCCGAAGGCTTGA
- a CDS encoding DUF1365 domain-containing protein — protein MNSCIFQAKVMHDRRFPKRNRFQYGIFTFALDLDELEELNSKFRCFGFEKRALFRFSKADHLDFGKRNVKENILEYLQSNGITDPIAKVILVTNLRVTGYVFNPVSFYFFYGPEDSPVCAVAEVGNTFGEQKPFLLGKETWKDGAFRMKTGKFFYVSPFVGLKSEFEFVLKPTNDGLNIRIDALEEGQTVMVTTYVGKKLEFNDWNLIFLFFRYPLVTVQVIALIHWQAFKLYLKGLPYIRKDENINLQKGVHIGKNH, from the coding sequence TTGAATTCCTGCATCTTTCAGGCAAAGGTGATGCACGATCGACGCTTCCCGAAGCGAAATCGTTTCCAATACGGTATTTTTACGTTTGCACTCGATCTGGACGAACTCGAGGAATTGAATTCGAAGTTTCGTTGTTTCGGTTTTGAAAAACGGGCCTTATTCCGTTTTTCAAAGGCGGATCATCTCGATTTCGGAAAGAGGAACGTCAAAGAAAATATATTAGAATATTTGCAATCGAATGGAATCACGGACCCGATTGCTAAAGTGATTTTGGTTACGAATCTAAGAGTAACGGGATACGTCTTCAATCCGGTGTCGTTTTATTTTTTTTACGGACCGGAGGATTCTCCCGTTTGTGCGGTGGCGGAAGTGGGAAATACGTTCGGAGAACAAAAACCGTTCCTGCTCGGAAAGGAAACTTGGAAGGACGGCGCTTTTCGGATGAAAACCGGAAAGTTCTTTTATGTTTCTCCCTTTGTCGGATTAAAGTCCGAATTCGAATTCGTTCTGAAACCGACGAACGACGGGTTGAACATTCGAATCGACGCCTTGGAAGAAGGACAGACCGTGATGGTGACCACATACGTCGGAAAAAAGCTGGAGTTTAACGATTGGAATCTGATCTTTCTATTCTTCCGTTATCCGCTGGTTACGGTTCAAGTGATCGCTTTGATTCATTGGCAGGCCTTCAAGTTATATCTGAAAGGTCTTCCTTATATTCGAAAAGATGAAAATATAAATTTGCAAAAAGGAGTTCACATTGGAAAGAACCACTGA
- a CDS encoding SAM-dependent methyltransferase, whose product MKWMYDLMEKDVFPDWLIRFQIRRLLKQRLEQEDQGSLEADQKRLISYVETLKKSPIAVHTSAANEQHYEVPADFFKLVMGKHMKYSSGYWENPNVSFDESERRMLEITCQRAKIENGMSVLDLGCGWGSLSLYLAENFPKSSITGVSNSKSQKKYIDEQAKKRGLKNLTILTADMNEFRISKKFDRLVSVEMLEHMKNYEKLFEKFASFLKPKGYFFVHIFTHHKYAYAFEVVDDTDWMSKYFFTGGQMPSHDLFLYFQKDFQIRDQWVVNGKHYALTSEAWLKGMVRNRDEILEIFSKTYGKNQALKWFVYWKVFFLACAELWKYKNGEEWIVSHYLFSKR is encoded by the coding sequence ATGAAGTGGATGTATGATCTGATGGAAAAGGATGTTTTTCCCGATTGGCTGATCCGTTTTCAAATTCGCCGACTTCTGAAACAAAGACTCGAGCAGGAAGATCAGGGTTCTCTGGAAGCCGATCAGAAACGATTGATTTCCTACGTGGAAACGCTTAAAAAATCCCCGATCGCCGTTCATACTTCCGCGGCAAACGAACAACACTACGAGGTTCCGGCCGATTTTTTTAAGCTCGTAATGGGAAAACACATGAAATACAGTTCGGGTTATTGGGAAAATCCGAACGTTTCTTTTGATGAATCCGAGCGAAGAATGCTCGAGATCACTTGTCAACGGGCCAAGATCGAAAACGGTATGAGTGTATTGGATCTCGGCTGCGGTTGGGGTTCTCTATCGTTGTATCTCGCGGAAAACTTTCCGAAATCATCGATTACCGGCGTTTCCAATTCCAAAAGCCAGAAGAAATATATAGACGAACAGGCAAAGAAACGCGGTCTGAAAAACCTAACGATTCTTACCGCCGATATGAACGAGTTTCGGATTTCGAAAAAGTTCGATCGTCTCGTTTCGGTGGAAATGCTGGAACACATGAAGAACTACGAAAAGCTCTTCGAGAAGTTCGCTTCCTTTCTCAAGCCGAAGGGTTACTTCTTCGTTCATATTTTTACGCATCACAAATATGCGTATGCGTTCGAAGTCGTGGACGATACGGACTGGATGTCCAAATATTTCTTTACCGGCGGTCAAATGCCTTCTCACGATCTGTTTTTATACTTTCAAAAAGATTTTCAAATTCGGGATCAGTGGGTCGTCAACGGGAAACACTACGCGCTCACTTCCGAAGCGTGGCTGAAGGGAATGGTTCGGAACCGCGATGAAATCTTGGAAATCTTTTCCAAAACGTACGGGAAGAATCAGGCCTTAAAGTGGTTCGTTTATTGGAAGGTGTTCTTTCTTGCCTGTGCCGAACTCTGGAAATACAAGAATGGAGAAGAATGGATCGTCTCCCATTATCTGTTCTCGAAACGTTAG
- a CDS encoding NAD(P)/FAD-dependent oxidoreductase, whose product MKKESLAIVGTGISGMGCAYFLQKDFELTIYEKDSYIGGHTNTVDVDEDGKTIPIDTGFIVFNHVTYPNLKRLFEELQVPTKKTSMSFSVQHVAKGLEFCGSGIGGLFAQKRNFLNPRFLRLLYNINRFNNEAPRILEDSKYLHYALDEYIEAEGYHRDLLEYYLVPMSSAVWSTPDDRMEIFPAYALVRFFLNHGFMGLNTQHQWYTVHGGSKEYVKRLTAPFLDRIYTKTAVRSVEPEGKKVRITLNNGQSNLFDKAILATHADTSLKLLKKPSSLQKELLKEFEYQKNIATLHTDRSFMPKKKLAWSSWNYRMQNVEGRMKAFTVYWMNCLQGVSDKKDYFVSINDPGTVDPKKVIQEIEYHHPLFTVGSFRAQARLPELNREGNVFFCGSYFRNGFHEDGLWSARMLSETLLNRSVWD is encoded by the coding sequence ATGAAAAAAGAATCTCTTGCGATAGTCGGAACGGGAATATCGGGAATGGGCTGCGCTTATTTTTTACAAAAGGATTTCGAGCTTACAATCTATGAAAAGGATTCGTATATCGGAGGTCATACTAATACCGTAGACGTCGACGAGGACGGTAAAACGATTCCGATCGACACCGGATTTATCGTGTTCAATCACGTGACCTATCCGAATTTAAAACGTCTTTTCGAGGAGCTGCAGGTTCCCACGAAAAAGACTTCGATGTCTTTCAGTGTGCAACACGTCGCAAAAGGACTTGAGTTTTGCGGTTCAGGAATCGGCGGACTTTTTGCGCAGAAAAGAAACTTTTTGAACCCGCGATTCTTGCGACTTTTGTACAATATAAACCGATTTAACAACGAAGCGCCTCGAATTTTAGAAGATTCAAAATATCTACATTACGCTTTGGACGAATACATTGAAGCGGAAGGGTATCATCGGGATCTTCTGGAATATTATCTCGTTCCGATGAGTTCCGCGGTCTGGTCCACGCCCGACGATCGAATGGAAATCTTTCCCGCATACGCGCTGGTTCGTTTTTTTCTGAATCACGGGTTTATGGGTTTAAATACGCAGCATCAATGGTATACGGTTCACGGCGGATCGAAGGAATACGTAAAACGTCTGACCGCGCCGTTTCTAGATCGGATTTATACGAAAACGGCGGTTCGCTCGGTTGAACCCGAGGGTAAGAAGGTTCGCATAACACTGAATAACGGGCAATCGAATCTTTTTGATAAGGCGATTCTCGCGACGCATGCCGACACTTCGTTAAAGCTTTTGAAAAAACCTTCTTCTTTGCAAAAAGAACTTCTCAAAGAATTTGAATACCAGAAGAATATCGCGACCCTGCACACGGACCGAAGTTTTATGCCGAAAAAGAAACTCGCCTGGTCTTCCTGGAATTACCGGATGCAGAACGTGGAAGGAAGGATGAAAGCGTTCACCGTTTATTGGATGAATTGTCTGCAGGGTGTGAGCGACAAAAAGGATTATTTCGTATCCATCAACGATCCGGGGACCGTCGATCCTAAAAAGGTCATTCAAGAAATTGAATATCATCATCCTCTCTTCACTGTCGGTTCTTTTCGGGCACAGGCGCGTCTTCCCGAACTCAACAGAGAAGGAAATGTTTTCTTTTGCGGGAGTTATTTTCGGAACGGATTCCACGAAGACGGACTTTGGTCGGCGAGAATGTTGAGCGAAACCCTTTTGAACCGGAGCGTTTGGGATTGA
- a CDS encoding 1,2-dihydroxy-3-keto-5-methylthiopentene dioxygenase produces the protein MATIVRQNGQAPIQEKNEVKSFLKERGIDYDHWAVPANAANLTDKEVLADTEKEELLKKLDDRFETLKAKEGYQSRDLIVLHPNVSGLNEMLAKFDRVHYHTDEEVRYIVDGSGVFGFALKGEKFLVHVYKDDFISVPRNTNHWFYLDDKKRIKAVRYFQDMSGWVPNYVEETNTLD, from the coding sequence ATGGCAACGATAGTAAGACAAAACGGACAAGCTCCGATTCAGGAAAAGAACGAAGTAAAATCCTTTCTCAAAGAGAGAGGAATCGACTACGATCATTGGGCGGTTCCGGCTAACGCGGCAAATCTTACCGATAAGGAAGTGTTGGCCGATACGGAAAAAGAAGAACTTCTGAAAAAACTGGACGATCGTTTTGAAACTCTCAAGGCCAAAGAAGGTTATCAATCCCGCGATTTGATCGTGCTTCATCCGAACGTTTCCGGTTTGAACGAGATGCTCGCGAAATTCGACCGAGTTCATTATCACACGGACGAAGAGGTTCGATACATCGTGGACGGATCGGGGGTATTCGGTTTCGCGTTAAAGGGCGAGAAGTTTCTCGTTCACGTTTATAAGGACGACTTCATCTCCGTTCCAAGAAACACGAACCACTGGTTTTATCTCGACGATAAAAAAAGAATCAAAGCGGTTCGTTACTTTCAGGATATGAGCGGCTGGGTTCCGAACTACGTGGAAGAAACGAACACTCTGGACTGA
- a CDS encoding phosphate ABC transporter substrate-binding protein, with amino-acid sequence MKLRSIILSAVILAAAFTGNCKPKETITVTGSETMHVMLQMIGLEYSRKNSGVQVVVHGGGSIEGIEKLFQGKTDIAAASRPLTETELKEFDSKGKFESLAVAYDGIAIIVHPSNPVRKISLENASKIFAGEITDWSKVGGKPGKIDVVIRNDKSGTAAYFETHVLKQKDLGMKNFEARKNVGYAKTAKVVADNDAMAAAIDGNQNTIGFMGMGSALFENKGRVRALEYSLSGKEPFVVPSIENVYNRKYELSRGLYLFYLSDHGQKIDDFITYVTSEDGQKTILKSGYLRGTLPTVEVEVKK; translated from the coding sequence ATGAAATTAAGATCCATAATTCTATCCGCGGTCATCCTTGCTGCGGCATTTACAGGAAATTGCAAACCGAAAGAAACAATCACCGTCACGGGTTCGGAAACGATGCACGTAATGTTGCAGATGATCGGATTGGAATATTCCCGCAAAAACTCCGGAGTCCAAGTCGTAGTTCACGGCGGAGGTTCGATCGAAGGAATCGAAAAGTTATTTCAAGGTAAAACGGATATCGCCGCGGCGAGCAGACCTCTGACCGAAACCGAACTGAAGGAATTCGATTCCAAAGGAAAGTTCGAATCCCTCGCGGTCGCCTACGACGGAATCGCAATCATCGTTCATCCATCCAATCCGGTTCGCAAGATCAGCCTGGAAAACGCTTCTAAAATATTCGCGGGAGAAATTACCGATTGGTCCAAGGTCGGTGGGAAACCGGGGAAGATCGACGTGGTAATTCGAAACGATAAATCGGGAACGGCCGCTTACTTTGAAACCCACGTCCTGAAACAAAAGGATTTGGGAATGAAGAACTTTGAAGCGAGAAAGAACGTCGGTTACGCAAAGACCGCCAAGGTGGTCGCGGACAACGACGCAATGGCCGCCGCAATCGACGGAAACCAAAACACGATCGGGTTTATGGGAATGGGAAGCGCCCTCTTCGAAAATAAGGGACGCGTTCGCGCGCTGGAATATTCCTTGAGTGGAAAGGAACCGTTCGTGGTTCCGAGCATCGAAAACGTATATAATCGAAAATACGAACTTTCCCGCGGATTGTATCTCTTTTATCTTTCCGATCACGGACAAAAGATCGACGACTTCATCACGTATGTTACGAGCGAAGACGGACAAAAGACGATCCTCAAAAGCGGGTATTTGAGAGGAACCCTTCCTACTGTGGAAGTGGAAGTCAAAAAATAG
- the mtnB gene encoding methylthioribulose 1-phosphate dehydratase, with protein MSVKKQLERLSELGAVYHKNGWMPGTAGNLSIRVPEESGFWVSGSGLDKNLLNKRNFLYVDLESGKPVDSKNSKATKGLKPSAETSIHRAVYRALDGVACGLHVHTLESNLIRANTSKNEPIALLELPAIEILKAYGIWEENPKVYVPVIYNFPNVQDISDCLEKYLKEYKPRVPFCIIEKHGITVWGKDTVQANRNLEATDFILKYMVSWKNLSYPGETKNLPTDASELDRQEVFSTEFPVYPATFS; from the coding sequence ATGTCCGTTAAAAAACAATTGGAGCGGCTCTCGGAATTGGGAGCCGTCTATCACAAAAACGGATGGATGCCCGGAACCGCCGGGAATCTTTCCATTCGTGTTCCGGAAGAATCCGGGTTTTGGGTCAGCGGTAGCGGACTCGACAAAAATCTTCTCAACAAACGCAATTTTCTCTACGTGGATTTGGAATCGGGAAAACCGGTGGATTCCAAAAATTCCAAGGCGACCAAAGGATTAAAACCGAGCGCAGAAACCTCGATCCATCGCGCCGTATATCGCGCGCTAGACGGGGTTGCCTGCGGTCTGCATGTTCACACCCTTGAATCGAATTTAATCCGCGCGAACACTTCCAAAAACGAACCTATAGCTCTGCTTGAACTTCCCGCAATCGAAATCCTGAAGGCGTACGGAATCTGGGAGGAGAATCCCAAGGTTTACGTTCCCGTAATATACAATTTTCCGAATGTACAAGACATTTCCGATTGTTTGGAAAAGTATCTCAAGGAATACAAACCCAGAGTCCCATTCTGCATCATAGAAAAACACGGGATTACCGTTTGGGGTAAGGATACGGTTCAGGCGAATCGGAATCTGGAAGCGACGGACTTTATCCTCAAATACATGGTATCTTGGAAAAATCTTTCCTATCCGGGAGAAACGAAAAATCTGCCTACCGACGCATCGGAACTGGATCGTCAGGAAGTATTCTCCACCGAATTTCCGGTTTATCCCGCGACTTTCTCTTAA
- a CDS encoding SDR family oxidoreductase, with protein MSSEKESKPILVAGAGSGIGKSVLENLNLLSRDAIGISRTGAVWKNAGNGSPFEYGKNFQCNLSRQSEVLEFVGALKSQVNSLSGVYFTFGSGLFKSVDQIALEEWNAHFVLNLNSLFLLTKEILPLLRAGSFLCYLSSTAGYQGFPNSTAYCASRHAIAGFAKALREELKSQGIRVITVYPGAVYTDIWKGREGFEQDDMIPVDDFGKWLATLATLPDAVYPDEIRLLPRKGIL; from the coding sequence TTGTCCTCCGAAAAAGAATCAAAGCCCATCCTTGTAGCCGGGGCCGGCTCGGGAATCGGAAAATCCGTATTAGAAAACTTGAATTTACTTTCGAGGGACGCGATCGGGATTTCCCGAACCGGCGCCGTGTGGAAAAACGCAGGCAACGGGAGTCCGTTCGAATACGGAAAGAATTTTCAATGCAATCTTTCCAGGCAATCCGAGGTTCTCGAGTTCGTGGGCGCTCTGAAGTCCCAGGTGAATTCCTTGTCCGGCGTCTATTTCACCTTCGGAAGCGGACTTTTTAAATCCGTGGATCAAATCGCATTAGAAGAATGGAATGCACATTTCGTTCTCAATCTGAATTCTCTCTTTTTGCTCACCAAAGAGATTCTACCGCTGTTGCGGGCCGGTTCCTTTTTGTGTTATCTTTCTTCCACCGCGGGCTATCAGGGTTTTCCGAACTCGACTGCGTATTGTGCGAGCCGTCATGCGATCGCGGGTTTTGCAAAGGCTCTGCGGGAAGAATTAAAATCACAGGGAATTCGGGTCATTACGGTTTATCCCGGAGCGGTTTATACGGATATCTGGAAGGGAAGAGAGGGATTCGAACAGGACGACATGATCCCCGTGGACGATTTCGGGAAATGGCTCGCTACTTTGGCGACTCTTCCCGATGCGGTCTATCCGGACGAGATCCGATTATTGCCGCGCAAAGGAATTTTGTAA
- a CDS encoding SAM-dependent methyltransferase produces MERTTESEIKFPDSGIEIPSSESNSFKFYRGVFFKALSKMRKGSIRLVLPNGEKAYLGNPESDDPTEFHKGIIHIHNPVFFKKTVLNGDLGFSESYMDGDWDTDDIRGIISWFLYNLEDSPSVSGSRNRFAHLSWTNLGSRLLHLFRRNSIAGSKKNIVEHYDLGNDFYNKFLDPTMTYSCAYFKTMEESLEKAQLAKLEILCKKLRLQESDHLLEIGTGWAGLSTYAAKQYGCKVTTYTISEEQYRYANEKIRKEHLSDRIEVRLADYRKVEGQYDKLVTVEMLEAVGHEYFEDFFAMCNRVLKKDGIMAHQIITSPDSRYESFRKGVDFIQKHIFPGSLLPSIARINQAINRTSDFHLHSLEDIGIKYDHTLMTWLKGFDSNIALIRDMGFDESFIRKWRYYFSYCAAAFSMRNISVVQVVYTRPNNLSLRS; encoded by the coding sequence TTGGAAAGAACCACTGAATCCGAAATCAAGTTTCCAGATTCGGGAATCGAAATCCCTTCCTCCGAATCGAATTCTTTTAAATTTTATAGGGGCGTGTTTTTCAAAGCGCTTTCCAAAATGCGAAAGGGTTCGATCCGATTGGTCCTTCCGAACGGGGAAAAAGCGTATCTAGGCAATCCCGAAAGCGACGATCCGACCGAGTTTCACAAAGGGATCATTCACATTCACAATCCGGTTTTTTTTAAAAAGACCGTGTTAAACGGGGACCTCGGTTTTTCCGAATCGTATATGGACGGGGATTGGGACACGGACGATATACGGGGGATCATTTCCTGGTTTCTGTACAATTTGGAGGATTCTCCTTCCGTGAGCGGAAGCAGGAATCGCTTCGCACATTTGAGTTGGACCAATCTCGGAAGCAGACTTCTGCATCTCTTTCGAAGAAACTCGATCGCGGGAAGTAAAAAGAATATCGTGGAACATTACGATCTTGGAAACGATTTTTATAATAAGTTTCTCGATCCTACGATGACGTATTCCTGCGCTTATTTTAAAACGATGGAAGAATCTTTGGAAAAGGCGCAACTTGCAAAGCTTGAAATCCTTTGTAAGAAACTTCGATTGCAAGAATCCGATCATCTTTTGGAAATCGGAACGGGATGGGCCGGGTTGTCGACCTATGCCGCGAAACAGTACGGCTGCAAGGTGACGACCTATACGATTTCGGAAGAACAATATCGTTATGCGAACGAAAAAATCCGCAAAGAACATCTATCAGATCGTATCGAGGTTCGTCTTGCGGATTACCGCAAAGTGGAAGGGCAGTACGATAAACTTGTAACGGTCGAGATGTTGGAGGCAGTGGGGCATGAATATTTCGAGGACTTCTTCGCGATGTGCAATCGCGTTTTGAAGAAGGACGGAATCATGGCGCATCAGATCATCACGTCTCCCGATTCGCGCTATGAATCCTTCCGCAAAGGAGTGGATTTCATTCAGAAACATATCTTTCCGGGTTCTCTTTTGCCCTCGATCGCGAGAATCAACCAAGCGATCAATCGAACGAGCGACTTTCATCTGCATTCTTTGGAGGATATCGGAATCAAATACGATCATACTCTGATGACTTGGTTGAAAGGGTTCGATTCCAATATCGCTCTGATCCGCGACATGGGTTTTGACGAATCCTTTATCCGTAAATGGAGATATTACTTTTCTTATTGCGCGGCCGCCTTTTCGATGAGAAATATCAGCGTCGTTCAAGTCGTTTATACAAGACCGAACAACTTGAGTCTGCGCTCTTAA